Proteins co-encoded in one Sulfuricaulis limicola genomic window:
- a CDS encoding HAD family hydrolase — protein sequence MTLAIFDLDNTLLRGDSDHAWGRFLIENHIVDGEEYERENERYYAQYQAGTLDIMEFLAFALRPLALHDRATLDGWHRRYMQDKVLPMITPAARALVNLHRANGDTLVIITATNRFVTAPIAEEFEIPHLIATEPEERDGRFTGKVAGTPCYREGKVTRLKSWIKEQGLTMQDSWFYSDSHNDLPLLSIVDHPVAVNPDDILRREAQQRGWQILPLR from the coding sequence TTGACCCTCGCGATCTTCGACCTCGACAACACGCTGCTGCGCGGCGACAGCGACCATGCCTGGGGCCGTTTTCTCATCGAGAACCACATCGTGGACGGCGAGGAATACGAGCGCGAAAACGAGCGCTATTACGCCCAGTACCAGGCCGGCACGCTCGACATCATGGAATTTCTCGCCTTCGCGCTGCGCCCGCTCGCGCTTCACGACCGCGCCACCCTCGACGGCTGGCACCGGCGCTACATGCAGGACAAGGTTCTGCCCATGATCACGCCCGCGGCGCGCGCGCTGGTGAACCTGCATCGCGCGAACGGCGACACGCTCGTCATCATCACCGCGACCAACCGCTTCGTGACCGCGCCGATCGCCGAGGAGTTCGAGATTCCGCACCTGATCGCGACCGAGCCGGAAGAGCGCGATGGCCGTTTCACGGGCAAGGTCGCCGGCACGCCCTGCTACCGCGAAGGCAAAGTCACGCGGCTCAAAAGCTGGATAAAGGAACAGGGGCTGACCATGCAGGACAGCTGGTTTTACAGTGATTCACACAACGACCTGCCGTTGCTTTCCATCGTCGATCATCCGGTGGCGGTCAATCCCGACGACATCCTGCGGCGCGAGGCGCAGCAACGCGGCTGGCAGATCCTGCCGCTGCGCTGA
- a CDS encoding WD40 repeat domain-containing protein, with protein MIFPRSRGGGNAAPRRWWIAGMVLMMAGPGLTGCASTPRIPANVILHDVHNNGYALAFDTASKVLASGGSEGRIRLWSLPEGTELGGWTAHDGSLQGLQFLNHDREILSAGYDGLLALWTREGKLIKRLATPSPVTDMVADEATALVVTGHRDGHVRLWHLTDFALLQDLPLHRGAVRAVAYHPATRQVASGGTDGVVFYWRPGEQPRSLPAPPTDAQDLAFAPAGDILLGSGWFNLFRWRLADASLTVLPTAHRGIVKSISFDRDGRQLASIGRQTDSAVYLLDAQTGNVLQRFQPHELCGTVVLFSPDGRYLASTSDDANIHLWDLRNLLPERVFYNSGTADERR; from the coding sequence ATGATTTTTCCACGAAGCCGCGGTGGCGGCAATGCGGCGCCGCGCCGATGGTGGATTGCCGGTATGGTATTGATGATGGCCGGACCGGGGCTGACCGGGTGCGCGTCCACACCCCGTATTCCCGCCAATGTCATCCTGCATGACGTCCACAACAACGGCTATGCGCTCGCCTTCGACACCGCATCGAAGGTGCTCGCTTCGGGTGGTTCGGAGGGGCGCATACGCCTGTGGAGCCTGCCGGAGGGAACGGAACTCGGCGGCTGGACGGCGCATGACGGCTCGCTTCAGGGGCTGCAATTTCTCAACCACGATCGTGAAATCCTCTCCGCCGGATACGACGGTTTGCTCGCGCTCTGGACGCGCGAAGGCAAACTGATCAAACGTCTCGCCACGCCCTCTCCGGTCACCGACATGGTGGCGGACGAGGCCACGGCGCTGGTGGTCACGGGTCACCGCGACGGGCATGTGCGGCTGTGGCATTTGACCGATTTCGCGCTACTGCAGGACCTGCCGCTCCACCGTGGCGCGGTGCGCGCCGTGGCTTATCATCCTGCCACCCGGCAAGTGGCTTCGGGCGGCACGGACGGAGTCGTCTTTTATTGGCGGCCGGGAGAACAGCCGCGTTCACTCCCGGCTCCCCCCACGGACGCGCAGGACTTGGCCTTCGCGCCCGCCGGCGACATCCTCCTGGGCAGCGGCTGGTTCAATCTGTTCCGCTGGCGACTCGCTGATGCATCGCTCACCGTCCTGCCCACGGCGCACCGCGGCATCGTCAAATCCATCAGCTTCGACCGCGATGGCCGGCAGCTCGCCAGCATCGGCCGGCAAACCGACAGTGCGGTGTACCTGCTGGATGCACAAACCGGAAACGTGTTGCAGCGCTTTCAGCCGCACGAACTGTGCGGTACTGTCGTGCTGTTCTCACCGGACGGACGTTACCTGGCCTCGACCTCCGATGACGCGAACATACATCTCTGGGATCTGCGGAATCTGCTGCCGGAAAGAGTTTTTTATAATTCTGGAACCGCAGATGAACGCAGATAA
- a CDS encoding RNA pyrophosphohydrolase, whose product MIDEHGYRPNVGIILCNRVNQVFWARRCGQDGWQFPQGGVRPQEPVEQAMYRELREEVGLSPAHIEVLGRTRDWLHYDIPDHFRRRNPNSAFRGQKQIWYLLRLIGQDQDVRLNACERPEFDEWRWIEYWSALEHIISFKREVYQRALTELEPLLSSLKTRD is encoded by the coding sequence ATGATAGACGAACACGGTTACCGCCCCAACGTGGGCATCATCCTGTGCAACCGCGTTAACCAGGTTTTCTGGGCGCGCCGCTGTGGCCAGGATGGCTGGCAGTTTCCGCAGGGTGGCGTGCGCCCGCAGGAACCGGTCGAGCAGGCCATGTACCGCGAGCTGCGCGAAGAGGTCGGCCTGTCGCCGGCGCACATCGAAGTGCTCGGCCGCACCCGCGACTGGTTGCATTACGATATCCCCGATCATTTTCGCCGGCGCAATCCGAACAGCGCCTTCCGCGGCCAGAAGCAGATCTGGTATCTGTTGCGCCTGATCGGGCAGGATCAGGACGTGCGTCTCAATGCCTGTGAACGACCGGAATTCGATGAATGGCGCTGGATCGAATACTGGAGCGCGCTGGAACATATCATCAGTTTCAAGCGCGAGGTCTACCAGCGGGCCCTGACCGAGCTGGAGCCGCTGTTGTCATCCCTGAAAACCCGCGACTGA
- a CDS encoding efflux RND transporter permease subunit gives MPSAAARPSARYRSVVVVLLLAFILLGIFSLGRLPVDLPPSGEAPRLNLHVSAPGLIAPVLEERLTQQLERTLAGVPGVAGMDSITSSGEVGIDLSLHHRRDIERVQRDVMARLEQAAASWPGSVDAPTLALTDGASKVAEFTLTSGTRDALALRDWAEAEFAKRLRELPGVAAVDIEGGTVREILVLPDQRRLAGYGLSFEDLLQAIRKNPEADSQARAAPVKGRSRREPVQSGNLAALAALPVMLPGGESIHLSEVAGLTLSQEPGPALLWVDGAEAVRVKVAKQPRAALSEVAEEVRAHVDWMRANRLIPEGIEIHSFVSQLDAARKPLRKMAYAFLIGFVLVLAAVHLLWGSGRRTLMFGVILIAALQAVFIVMALSGAALDAMTLGGVVLGTGLFGGAVMLLFGSTTPPAPAPVPSVNPVIAATVAMMMALVPVWFTGGELGAVYREPVSVFAGAWLLAALLALWLVPMFDTRRRRQASTSWQVTVRHAVTGMHRYYDALLRRLLQRAVPALGVAALVLTALTAAVFMKSRELSAPVELPGREIVWRLQGPDSARLRTLADDVVQRLRALPGLHQASHSGQVTREEWLPRLDEERARELGVDLGLAGKALAIAATGIPAGSFRDADRRYNVRMRLSSEDAAGIAAGNILLLGELEHRPAVYLRDIATLERVVVPARIHRHNGTPEIRITALLADTRSPDRLMTETDRLLDKMKLPSGYQLMHGRGSDAARNDSGIMAFLLAVLLVFAAQTVLHRSLRLALPITLAAGATVVGTGAVLLLSGVPWSPPLWLGALMLFGIAAGHAAALAAARETRHLRQIARHQFRPLCAMVLTAALGMLALMWVNGSVSGLHILITVLLTGLPISLLINLLLTPLLYWMFLRQEQTPVSRRL, from the coding sequence ATGCCCTCAGCCGCTGCACGACCCTCCGCGCGTTATCGTTCCGTTGTCGTGGTCCTGCTCTTGGCGTTCATATTGCTGGGGATTTTTTCCCTGGGCCGCCTGCCCGTCGATCTGCCGCCGTCGGGGGAGGCACCACGGCTGAATCTCCATGTTTCCGCTCCGGGACTGATTGCGCCGGTGCTGGAGGAACGCCTGACACAGCAGCTCGAGCGCACGCTGGCCGGCGTACCGGGCGTGGCCGGCATGGATTCCATCACCAGTTCGGGCGAGGTCGGCATCGACCTGTCGCTGCATCATCGGCGCGATATCGAGCGCGTGCAGCGCGACGTCATGGCGCGCCTGGAGCAGGCCGCTGCCTCCTGGCCGGGGTCAGTGGATGCGCCGACGCTGGCGTTGACGGATGGCGCGTCGAAAGTGGCGGAGTTCACCCTGACCTCGGGCACGCGCGATGCGCTGGCGCTGCGCGACTGGGCCGAAGCCGAGTTTGCCAAGCGCCTCCGGGAACTGCCCGGTGTCGCTGCCGTGGATATCGAGGGCGGCACGGTGCGTGAAATCCTGGTGCTGCCGGATCAGCGGCGCCTCGCCGGTTACGGGCTTTCGTTCGAGGACCTGTTGCAGGCGATCCGCAAGAATCCCGAGGCGGATTCGCAGGCGCGCGCGGCGCCGGTGAAGGGGCGATCCCGGCGCGAACCCGTGCAGTCCGGCAATCTGGCCGCGTTGGCGGCGCTGCCCGTGATGCTGCCCGGCGGCGAGAGCATACATCTCTCGGAGGTGGCCGGACTCACGCTCAGCCAGGAGCCGGGCCCGGCCTTGCTGTGGGTCGATGGCGCCGAGGCCGTCCGGGTGAAGGTGGCCAAACAGCCGCGCGCCGCCCTGTCGGAGGTCGCTGAAGAGGTGCGGGCGCATGTGGACTGGATGCGCGCGAACCGGTTGATTCCCGAAGGCATCGAGATTCATTCCTTCGTCAGCCAGCTCGATGCCGCGCGCAAGCCACTGCGGAAAATGGCCTATGCCTTTCTCATTGGTTTCGTGCTGGTGTTGGCCGCGGTCCATCTGTTGTGGGGCAGTGGACGGCGCACGCTGATGTTCGGCGTGATTCTCATTGCGGCGTTGCAAGCGGTGTTTATTGTCATGGCCTTGTCCGGCGCGGCACTCGATGCCATGACGCTGGGTGGCGTGGTGCTGGGGACGGGTCTCTTCGGCGGTGCCGTCATGCTGTTGTTCGGGAGCACGACGCCTCCCGCGCCGGCGCCGGTCCCCAGCGTCAATCCGGTTATCGCCGCGACGGTTGCCATGATGATGGCGCTGGTTCCGGTCTGGTTCACCGGTGGCGAGCTGGGCGCGGTGTATCGCGAACCGGTTTCGGTTTTTGCCGGCGCCTGGCTGCTGGCCGCGCTGCTGGCCCTGTGGCTGGTGCCGATGTTCGATACGCGCCGCCGCCGGCAGGCAAGCACGTCGTGGCAGGTGACCGTCCGTCATGCCGTGACCGGGATGCACCGGTATTACGATGCGTTGCTGCGTCGCCTGCTGCAGCGCGCCGTGCCGGCGCTGGGGGTGGCCGCGCTGGTGTTGACGGCGTTGACGGCGGCGGTTTTCATGAAAAGCCGGGAGCTGTCCGCGCCGGTCGAACTGCCCGGGCGGGAAATCGTATGGCGACTCCAGGGACCGGACAGCGCCCGCTTGAGGACGCTGGCGGATGATGTCGTGCAACGCTTGCGCGCGCTGCCCGGATTGCATCAGGCCAGCCACTCGGGACAGGTGACGCGGGAGGAGTGGCTGCCGCGCCTGGATGAAGAACGCGCGCGTGAACTCGGCGTGGACCTGGGTCTGGCCGGCAAGGCGCTGGCCATTGCCGCAACCGGAATACCGGCGGGAAGCTTTCGTGATGCGGACCGGCGTTACAACGTGCGCATGCGCCTGTCGTCCGAGGACGCCGCCGGCATCGCCGCCGGAAATATCCTGCTGCTCGGCGAACTGGAGCATCGTCCTGCCGTGTATTTGCGCGATATTGCCACGCTGGAGCGGGTTGTCGTGCCGGCACGGATCCACCGCCACAATGGAACACCTGAAATCCGGATAACCGCCTTGCTGGCGGATACCCGCTCACCCGATCGGCTGATGACGGAAACAGACAGGCTGCTCGATAAAATGAAACTGCCGTCCGGTTATCAGTTGATGCATGGCCGCGGCAGTGACGCCGCGCGGAATGACAGCGGCATAATGGCTTTCTTGCTCGCGGTGTTGCTGGTGTTTGCCGCGCAGACCGTGTTGCACCGGTCGTTGCGCCTGGCGTTGCCGATCACGCTGGCGGCAGGCGCGACGGTAGTCGGGACCGGCGCTGTGCTGCTGTTATCCGGCGTGCCCTGGTCGCCACCGCTGTGGCTCGGCGCGCTGATGTTGTTCGGCATTGCGGCAGGGCATGCGGCCGCGTTGGCGGCGGCCCGCGAAACGCGACACCTGCGACAAATTGCCCGGCATCAGTTTCGTCCCTTGTGCGCCATGGTGCTGACGGCCGCCCTGGGCATGCTTGCCTTGATGTGGGTCAATGGCAGTGTTTCCGGCTTGCATATACTTATTACTGTTTTACTCACCGGATTGCCGATTTCATTGCTGATTAATCTGCTGCTGACCCCGCTGTTGTATTGGATGTTTCTGCGCCAGGAACAAACTCCCGTGTCCCGGCGTCTATAG
- the soxY gene encoding thiosulfate oxidation carrier protein SoxY, protein MTHLPRRLFLKNTLATAVLVGVGSAGLFRPGWALAAEWPKDAFAAKQLDEAIRAVFGPGAPSPSTAVKLRVPTQAENSAQVQIQVLAEMPNVEAIAVFVEKNPSPLVAHASFSGAEGYFSARMKMGQTSDVVAVVKAGGKLYTAKQNVKVTVGGCGG, encoded by the coding sequence GTGACTCACCTTCCCCGCCGTCTGTTCCTCAAGAACACCCTCGCCACCGCCGTACTGGTCGGTGTCGGCAGCGCCGGCCTGTTCCGCCCCGGCTGGGCCCTCGCCGCCGAATGGCCCAAGGACGCCTTCGCCGCCAAGCAGCTCGACGAAGCCATCCGCGCCGTCTTCGGCCCCGGGGCCCCAAGCCCCTCAACCGCCGTCAAGCTGCGGGTCCCGACCCAGGCCGAAAACAGCGCCCAGGTCCAGATCCAGGTCCTGGCCGAGATGCCCAACGTCGAGGCCATCGCCGTGTTCGTCGAAAAGAACCCCTCCCCCCTGGTGGCCCACGCCAGCTTCAGTGGCGCCGAAGGCTACTTCTCGGCCCGCATGAAGATGGGCCAGACCTCGGACGTGGTCGCCGTGGTCAAGGCCGGTGGCAAGCTCTACACCGCCAAACAGAACGTGAAGGTGACGGTGGGTGGGTGTGGGGGTTGA